In Dioscorea cayenensis subsp. rotundata cultivar TDr96_F1 chromosome 26, TDr96_F1_v2_PseudoChromosome.rev07_lg8_w22 25.fasta, whole genome shotgun sequence, the following proteins share a genomic window:
- the LOC120253177 gene encoding ectonucleotide pyrophosphatase/phosphodiesterase family member 3-like: MASTSFSVQTSSPPTTEEASNPSMALLSSSDQSPSLPRRSSPFLFSTLLITTCISTAAAMAFAFLLFSSPTSISNPSKLQVRPLTKLSHPVVLLISLDGFRYGYQFKAQTLNIHRLISNGTEAEPGLIPVFPSLTFPNHYSIVTGLYPAYHGIINNHFTDPTSGEVFSMSSHEPTWWLGEPLWETVVNHGLNAATFFWPGSEVKKGSWFCPSEFCHHYNGSVPFEQRVDTILNYFDLPNNQIPSLVTLYFEDPDHQGHQFGPDDPAITEAILHVDAMIGRLIAGLEKRGVFEDVTLILLGDHGMVSNCDKKAIFLDDLAPWIDVHSDWIQSLSPLLAIAPPSEFSAAQVVKKINEALSSGRVNNGEHMKMYLKEDLPERLHYSESYRIPAIIGIVDEGYKVEMNRKQSGKDCGGAHGYDNAYFSMRTIFVGHGPRFAKGRKVPAFENVEIYNLITSILNLEGAPNNGSLTFPDSVLLPCSA, from the coding sequence ATGGCTTCCACTTCATTCTCAGTACAAACATCTTCTCCACCCACCACTGAAGAAGCTTCAAACCCATCAATGGCTCTTCTCTCTTCCTCCGACCAATCTCCATCTCTTCCAAGACGTTCATCTCCCTTCCTCTTCTCCACCCTCCTTATAACCACCTGCATCTCCACGGCAGCCGCCATGGCCTTTGCTTTCCTCCTCTTCTCCTCCCCTACCTCCATCTCCAATCCTTCAAAACTACAAGTTCGGCCATTGACAAAGCTCTCCCACCCTGTTGTTCTCCTAATCTCCTTAGATGGCTTCCGGTACGGGTACCAGTTCAAAGCCCAAACCTTAAACATCCATCGTTTGATCTCTAATGGCACTGAAGCTGAACCCGGCCTCATCCCTGTCTTCCCTTCTCTCACTTTCCCCAACCACTACTCCATCGTCACCGGCCTTTACCCGGCGTACCACGGCATCATCAACAACCACTTCACCGACCCCACGTCCGGCGAGGTCTTCTCCATGTCCAGCCATGAACCCACCTGGTGGCTCGGAGAACCACTCTGGGAAACCGTCGTCAACCATGGCCTCAACGCTGCCACCTTCTTCTGGCCTGGTTCTGAGGTAAAGAAAGGCTCTTGGTTTTGTCCTTCGGAATTCTGCCACCATTACAACGGTTCTGTTCCATTTGAACAAAGAGTTGATACAATTTTGAACTATTTTGATCTCCCAAACAATCAAATTCCTTCTCTCGTGACTCTCTACTTTGAAGATCCTGATCACCAGGGCCATCAATTTGGCCCTGATGATCCTGCAATCACTGAAGCCATTCTTCATGTTGATGCCATGATTGGCAGATTGATTGCAGGACTGGAAAAAAGAGGAGTCTTTGAAGATGTCACATTGATTCTCTTGGGTGATCATGGAATGGTTAGCAACTGTGATAAAAAAGCAATCTTTCTTGatgatttagctccatggatTGATGTTCACAGTGATTGGATTCAATCTCTGAGCCCATTACTCGCCATTGCTCCACCTTCTGAGTTCTCTGCAGCTCAAGTagtgaagaaaataaatgaagCTCTGAGCTCTGGAAGAGTTAACAATGGTGAACACATGAAGATGTATCTTAAGGAGGACTTACCGGAACGTTTGCATTACTCCGAGAGTTATCGGATTCCGGCAATCATCGGAATTGTGGATGAAGGTTATAAGGTGGAGATGAACAGAAAACAGAGTGGAAAAGATTGTGGAGGAGCTCATGGATATGATAATGCATATTTCTCAATGAGAACTATATTTGTTGGTCATGGTCCTCGGTTTGCAAAAGGGAGGAAGGTACCTGCATTTGAGAATGTTGagatttataatttgattactTCCATACTGAATTTGGAGGGAGCTCCAAATAATGGATCATTGACTTTTCCTGATTCTGTTCTTTTGCCTTGTTCTGCTTGA
- the LOC120253081 gene encoding glycine dehydrogenase (decarboxylating), mitochondrial, producing the protein MDRARRVAGRCLVRRLLSNRHGHPQPLPSTTRYISSLSGSIFPNYSFPRIPSDHFRHGNGHQARFISVEALQPSDTFPRRHNSATPEDKIRMAEFCDHSSLDSLIDATVPKSIRISSMTFPKFDAGLTESQMISHMQYLASKNKLFKSFIGMGYYGTLVPAVILRNIMENPGWYTQYTPYQAEIAQGRLESLLNFQTMISDLTALPMSNASLLDEGTAAAEAMAMCNNIQRAKKKTFLIASNCHPQTIDVCRTRAEGFDLKVVVKDLKDFDYRSNDVCGVLVQYPGTEGEILDYEEFIKNAHAHGAKVVMATDLLALTVLKPPGELGADIVVGSAQRFGVPMGYGGPHAAFLATSQEYKRMMPGRIIGVSMDSTGKPALRMAMQTREQHIRRDKATSNICTAQALLANMAAMYAVYHGPEGLKAIAERVHGLAGVFALGLKKLGTVTVQDLPFFDTVKVSVADAKAIADAAYKEEINLRIVDSNTVTVAFDETTSIEDVDKLFKVFSSGKPVSFTAASIASEVQSPIPSELARQSPYLTHSIFNSYHTEHELLRYLHRLQTKDLSLCHSMIPLGSCTMKLNATVEMMPVTWPNFANIHPFVPLDQAQGYQEMFDDLGKLLCTITGFDSFSLQPNAGASGEYAGLMVIRAYHKSRGDHHRNVCIIPVSAHGTNPASAAMCGMKIVAVGTDSKGNINIEELRKAAEANKENLSALMVTYPSTHGVYEEGIDEICKIIHDNGGQVYMDGANMNAQVGLTSPGYIGADVCHLNLHKTFCIPHGGGGPGMGPIGVKKHLAPFLPSHPVVPTGGIPAPEKAQPLGPMAAAPWGSALILPISYTYIAMMGSQGLTDASKIAILNANYMAKRLENHYPILFRGVNGTVAHEFIVDLRGFKNTAGIEAEDVAKRLMDYGFHGPTMSWPVPGTLMIEPTESESKAELDRFCDALISIREEIAEIENGKADINNNVLKGAPHPASLLMADQWTKPYSREYAAFPAAWLRGFKFWPTTGRVDNVYGDRNLICTLLPVSQMAEEQAAATA; encoded by the exons ATGGATCGTGCCCGGAGAGTCGCCGGCCGTTGTCTCGTCCGCCGCCTCCTCTCCAACCGCCATGGCCATCCACAACCTCTCCCTTCAACCACTCGCTACATCTCCTCCCTCTCTGGCTCCATCTTCCCCAACTATTCCTTTCCCCGGATCCCTTCCGATCATTTCCGCCATGGCAACGGCCACCAAGCTCGGTTCATCTCCGTTGAAGCTCTCCAACCATCCGACACCTTCCCGCGCCGCCACAACTCTGCCACTCCAGAGGACAAGATCCGCATGGCTGAGTTCTGTGACCACTCCTCCCTTGATTCCCTCATCGACGCCACTGTCCCCAAGTCCATCCGCATCTCTTCCATGACCTTCCCCAAGTTCGACGCCGGGCTCACCGAGTCCCAGATGATCTCTCACATGCAGTACCTCGCCTCCAAGAACAAGCTCTTCAAGTCCTTCATCGGCATGGGCTACTATGGCACCCTCGTCCCTGCCGTCATCCTCCGCAACATCATGGAGAACCCGGGTTGGTACACCCAGTACACTCCTTACCAAGCCGAGATTGCCCAAGGTCGCCTTGAATCCCTCCTCAACTTCCAAACCATGATCTCCGATCTCACAGCCCTCCCCATGTCCAACGCTTCTCTCCTTGATGAAGGCACCGCCGCTGCCGAAGCCATGGCCATGTGCAACAACATCCAGAGAGCTAAAAAGAAGACCTTTTTAATCGCCTCCAATTGCCATCCCCAAACCATTGATGTTTGCCGCACCCGAGCTGAAGGTTTTGACCTCAAGGTCGTCGTTAAGGATCTCAAAGACTTCGATTATCGCTCAAATGATGTTTGTGGTGTCTTAGTTCAGTACCCAGGCACTGAAGGAGAGATCTTAGACTATGAGGAGTTCATTAAGAATGCTCATGCTCATGGTGCCAAGGTTGTCATGGCCACAGACTTGTTGGCTCTCACTGTCTTGAAGCCGCCTGGTGAGTTGGGGGCAGACATTGTCGTCGGCTCTGCGCAGAGGTTCGGTGTGCCGATGGGTTATGGAGGACCACATGCTGCCTTCTTGGCTACTTCACAGGAGTATAAGAGGATGATGCCTGGAAGAATCATCGGTGTTAGCATGGACTCCACCGGAAAGCCTGCGCTTCGAATGGCAATGCAGACCCGGGAGCAGCATATTCGCCGCGACAAGGCCACCAGCAACATTTGCACTGCTCAG GCATTGCTTGCAAATATGGCTGCAATGTATGCAGTGTATCATGGACCTGAAGGTCTGAAGGCTATTGCCGAGAGAGTGCATGGTCTTGCAGGGGTGTTTGCTCTGGGACTGAAGAAATTGGGAACTGTTACTGTCCAAGATCTTCCTTTCTTCGACACCGTGAAGGTCTCTGTTGCCGATGCGAAGGCAATTGCTGATGCTGCTTATAAGGAAGAGATCAACTTGAGGATTGTGGATTCGAACACT GTAACGGTGGCTTTTGATGAAACTACATCCATTGAGGATGTGGATAAATTGTTCAAAGTCTTCTCTAGTGGCAAGCCT GTGAGCTTCACTGCAGCATCTATTGCGTCGGAAGTTCAGAGTCCTATTCCAAGTGAGCTTGCAAGACAGAGCCCATATTTGACACATTCAATTTTCAACTC ATACCATACCGAACATGAGCTGCTCAGGTACCTCCATAGATTACAAACCAAGGATCTCTCATTGTGCCACAGCATGATTCCTCTTGGCTCCTGCACGATGAAGTTGAATGCTACTGTGGAGATGATGCCTGTGACTTGGCCCAATTTTGCTAATATCCACCCATTTGTCCCTCTTGATCAAGCTCAGGGTTATCAG GAAATGTTTGATGACTTGGGCAAACTCTTATGCACTATCACGGGATTCGATTCTTTCTCCCTACAACCAAATGCTGGTGCTTCTGGAGAGTATGCGGGGCTGATGGTTATTCGCGCATACCACAAA TCACGAGGAGACCATCATAGAAATGTCTGCATTATACCTGTCTCTGCTCACGGAACCAATCCGGCTAGTGCAGCTATGTGTGGCATGAAAATAGTTGCCGTCGGAACTGATTCCAAGGGTAACATTAACATCGAAGAACTGAGAAAAGCCGCTGAAGCAAATAAGGAAAATTTATCAGCCTTGATG GTTACCTACCCATCAACTCATGGAGTCTACGAAGAAGGAATTGATGAAATCTGCAAGATAATTCATGACAATGGTGGGCAGGTTTACATGGACGGTGCTAACATGAATGCACAG GTTGGATTAACCAGCCCGGGTTATATCGGAGCAGATGTGTGCCATCTGAATCTCCACAAAACATTCTGCATCCCGCACGGCGGAGGTGGTCCAGGCATGGGGCCGATTGGTGTGAAGAAACACTTAGCACCATTTTTGCCGTCACATCCTGTG GTGCCAACCGGCGGGATACCAGCTCCTGAGAAGGCTCAGCCTTTAGGTCCCATGGCTGCAGCACCATGGGGATCTGCTCTTATTTTGCCGATTTCATACACATACATAGCAATGATGGGTTCCCAGGGGTTAACTGATGCATCAAAAATAGCAATTCTCAATGCAAACTACATGGCCAAGCGTCTAGAG AACCATTATCCTATTCTTTTCCGAGGTGTTAATGGAACTGTTGCCCATGAGTTCATCGTCGATCTAAGAGGATTTAAG AATACTGCTGGCATAGAAGCTGAAGATGTCGCAAAGCGTCTTATGGACTATGGATTCCACGGTCCGACAATGTCTTGGCCGGTCCCTGGCACTCTAATGATTGAGCCAACAGAAAGTGAAAGCAAA GCCGAACTGGACAGGTTCTGTGATGCTCTCATATCTATCAGAGAAGAAATCGCCGAGATTGAGAACGGTAAAGCCGATATCAACAATAATGTCTTGAAG GGTGCACCTCATCCGGCATCTCTCTTGATGGCTGACCAATGGACAAAACCGTACTCGAGGGAGTATGCTGCATTCCCTGCAGCATGGCTCAGAGGCTTCAAGTTCTGGCCAACCACTG GCCGTGTGGACAATGTGTATGGTGATCGAAATCTTATTTGCACCCTTCTCCCGGTTTCTCAAATGGCCGAAGAACAAGCAGCTGCAACTGCATGA